Proteins encoded by one window of Arachis hypogaea cultivar Tifrunner chromosome 1, arahy.Tifrunner.gnm2.J5K5, whole genome shotgun sequence:
- the LOC112779522 gene encoding uncharacterized protein: MSAPAAPVAIGTRGTIGSLVKKEIEYFTKFDLDKRGNSHKPHQPHLVDMVSTTFRTSFWVLLMTGKKRKRRSTNGFLPRMCSVSQVAESNIPMNRIPGYNYRILKNDVDNLQL, from the coding sequence ATGTCTGCTCCTGCAGCTCCAGTTGCTATAGGCACAAGAGGCACGATTGGATCTCTTGTAAAGAAGGAAATTGAGTACTTCACAAAGTTTGATTTAGATAAACGAGGGAATTCACATAAGCCTCATCAGCCACACCTCGTGGACATGGTTTCCACCACGTTCAGGACTAGTTTCTGGGTGTTGCTAATGACAGGGAAGAAGAGGAAGCGAAGAAGCACAAATGGGTTCCTCCCAAGAATGTGTTCTGTTTCACAAGTGGCAGAAAGCAATATTCCAATGAACAGAATTCCTGGTTACAACTACAGGATCCTCAAGAACGATGTCGATAACTTGCAACTCTGA